TCTCCCGGTGGAGTTCTCCCGGTCAGGCACTCCTTGCTTCGGATGACTCCAGTGAACCCCGGAACCGGTCCGTCCGTACCGCCGCCGGAGCCGTCATGACGCCGTCATGACGGCTCCGGGACGCATCTTGACGGCCTGCTGACAGCCGTGGCGGTCCGCCGACGGCGCGCGGATGCCGCGCAGCCCGGCCCCGGCACGAACACCACCGGGCCCGGCGCGCCATGCCCGCATTGACGAGGCCTTGGCGGCGTGCGGGCCGTCCTTGACGACTCCCTGACACCGTCAACGGGCCGCTGTCAGGGGGGCGTCAAGGACGGGAGCGGGGGCGTAGGCCATGCGTCAAGGACGGGTGCGGTCGGTGTGCGCAGGGTCTCCACTGGAGGGGTCCGGCCGTACGGCCCGCCGCCCGAAGGGATCCCCGCCATGACCAGTGCCACCACCGCCATCGGCGTTCTCGGCGTCAACGGGGCCGTCGAGGCCGACGAATCGCCGGTGCGGACGATCCGTCTGCTGTCGCGGACCGCCCACGCGGAGCCGCCGGAACCGGCCCCGGCCGACCGCGACCGCATCCGCACCCGCCCGGCGCACTGCCGCACCGCGATGCACTTCGAGGACTGAACCGGCCGCCGCCCCGACCCCTTCCCAGGAGCACCCCATGTCCCAGCTCATCGCCCGCCCCGCCACCGCAACCCCGACCACTGATGCCCCCGCGGCCGACGCCCCCGCCGACGTGCTCGGCGGCCCCTGGCCGGCCTCGGCGCGGCCCGGCCGGAGCGGCGACCTGCTGGTCGGCGGGGTCGGGCTGGCCGAGGCCGCCGAGCGGTTCGGCACCCCGCTGTACGTGCTGGACGAGGGCGAGGTCCGGGCCCGCGCCCGGGCCTACCGGCGGGCACTGCCGCACGCCGACGTGCTGTACGCGGCCAAGGCCTTCCTGTGCAGCGCCATGGCCGACTGGGTGGCCGACGAGGGCCTTGGCCTGGACGTCTGCTCCGCCGGCGAACTCCGGCTGGCCGTCTCGGCGGGCTTCCCGGCGCAGCGGATCCTGCTGCACGGCAACGCCAAGTCCCCGGAGGAGCTGCGGCTGGCCCGGCGGCTGCGGGTCGGGCGGATCGTCATCGACGGCCCGGCGGAGATCGCCCGGCTGGCCGCGCTGGTGGCTGCCGACACCCCGCAGAAGGTGCTGGTGCGGGTCGTCCCGGGCATCGCGGCCGGGCACCACGCGGCGGTGCGGACCGGCGTCGGCGGACAGAAGTTCGGCTTCCCGATCGAGGGCGGCGACGCCGCGGACGCCATCGCCCGGGTGCTCGATCAGCCGGGCCTCGAACTCGCCGGTCTGCACTGCCACTTGGGATCACAGATCACCCAGGTGGAGCCGTACCTACGGGCGGTGGACGCGCTGGTCGGCCTGCTGGCGCAGGTCCGGGATCGGCACGGCGTCGAGCTGCCCGAGCTGGACCTCGGCGGCGGCCACGGCATCAAGTACCTGCCCGACGACGAGGAGCTGGACCTCGCCGAGTTCGCCGTCCGGGTCACCGACCGGCTGGCGGTGCGCTGCGCCGAGACCGGGCTGGCGGTGCCGCGCCTGGTGGTGGAGCCCGGCCGCGCGGTGGCCGGCCCGTCGGCGGTGGCGGTGTACCGGGTGCTGTCGGTCAAGCACACGGCGGACGGCCGCTGCTTCGTTGCCGTGGACGGCGGGATGAGCGACAACCCGCGCCCGGCGCTGTACGGATCGCCGTACAGCGTCCGCCTGGTGGGCCGGCGGTCGGAGGCGGGCTCGGCCCGGGTGGACGTGGTCGGCCGGCACTGCGAGGCCGGCGACGTCCTGGTGCGCGGTGCCGCCCTGCCCGCCGACCTGCGACCTGGCGACCTGCTGGCCGTGCCGGCGGCCGGGGCGTACCAGCTCTCGATGGCCTCCGGCTACAACCTGGTCGGCCGCCCGGCGGTGGCGGCGGTGCGGGACGGTCGGGCCCGGCTGCTGATCAGGCGGGAGACGGTCGAGGACCTCCGCCTGCGGGAGGTCGGCCGGTAGGTCGGCACGCACGAACGGTCAATCTCGCCGGGGTCCTGGTCGGCGCCCCGGCCGGGCAGCCGGAGTTCACCGAGTGGGCGTCGCTGCTGGGCCGCGACGGCGCCGCGATCCCCTTCCTGCGCTACCTGCCCGAACGCCTCGACCCCCTCGGCGCACGCGTCGAGGCGGCACTGCGCGAACGGCTGGCCGCAGCGCCGTCGTTCGTCGCCTTCGAGGGCTACGACACGATCGCCGTCCTCGCCGAGGCGCTGCGCTCACAGGGCGTGGACCGGGGTCGCATCGCCGAGGCCTGGCCGAGCATCGCGGTCGAAGGCACCCGGGGCACGATCCGGTTCTCCCGCGTGCCGGGCACCAGCGTCCGGCAGTGGGCCTGGCCACCGGTCCAGGTGGCCGCCCGCGATCCGGCGGCCCCCGACCGCTTCCGGAGCCTCTGGAACGGCTGAGCCGCCTTCCTGAAGCGGCGCGCTCCCACGCCGTCGTGCCCGCGGTTCGCGCCGGACCCACTACGCGCCGGCCTGCTGGTAGAGCGTCACCAGCAGGCCGTGCACCGGCTCGCCCTCCGGATCCTCCTCCGTCTCGTCGACCAGTGCGGCCAGCGCCTCGGCGAGCCGCGCCGCCTTGGCCGGGCTGAGCCGGACGTGGCGCAGCGCCAGGAGGTGGTCGACGGGTGAGCGGTCCAACTCCTGGGCGATGGCGCCGAACAGCGCGGCCGTGCCCTCGGCCTGCGGTTCGGGGACGAGGAGTCGTTCGGCGGTCCGCCGGTAGTATTTCTCGGTGCCGCCGCGCACCGTTCGCGTTCCCGCGTCCTGGACCAGCCCGGCCTCGCACAGCACCTTCAGGTGGTGGGACACGCTGCCCTTGTTCACCCCCAGCTGTGCGGCGAGTCGGCTGATCGTGGACGGCCGGGCGCTCAGGGCGAAGAGCAGGCGCTGGCGCACCGGGTGGGCGAGTGCAGTGTGCTGCAGCGGCGTGCTGATCCGCTGCACGTCTTCGTCTGGTTGATGACTCACCTGATCAAGCGTTAAGTACGGTTGACGCTTTGGCAAGTCGCTGGTCTACTCCCTCCCATGACTTCCACCACATCGCCCTCCGCGCTGGACGCCGCCGTCGTTGTCGACTCGATCGCCGACCTGGTCTGCGAGAACTACGTCTTCCCCGATGCCGCCCGGCAGCTGGCCGACCTGCTGCGGCGCCGCAGCGCCGAGGGCTCCTACCGGACCGAGTCCGCGCAGGAGTTGGCCGATGCGGTCACGGCCGACCTGCGGTCCGTCAACGGCGATCTGCACCTGGCTCTGAAGCACCACGAGGTGCCGGTGCCGAGCGAGCGGGGCGCGGCGGTGCTCGCCGCGATGCGCAGGGAGTTCGATGCCTCGCTGGGCGGTGTGCCGCGGGTGGAACTCCTCGACGGCGGCGTCGCGGTCCTGGAGATCGGGCCCAAGACGTTCCCGCTGGACTGGGCGGCGCAGCCGCTGGCCGCGGCGCTCTCCCTGGTGGCCCCGCCCGAGCCCTCATCCTGGACCTGCGCCGCAACGCCGGTGGCGATCCGAACACGGTGGCCTTCATCTGCGGGTACCTGCTGGCCGGCCGCACCCACCTCAACACCCTGGTCTCGCGGCAGGGGAGGTGGCCGAGCAGTCCTGGACGCCCCCGTTCGTCCCGGGTGCCCGCTTCGGCGCGGACAAGCCGGTCTACGTGCTGACCAGCGGAACCACCTTCTCCGCGGGCGAGGAACTCGCGTACGACCTGCAGCAGCTCGGCCGCGCCGAGATCGTCGGAGAGCCCACCCGGGGCGGCGCCCACCCGCGCGAGGGCTGGACGGTGCACCCGCACCTGGAGCTCAGCGTGCCCGTCGCCCGCGCGGTCAACCCGGTCTCGGGCACCAACTGGGAGGGTACCGGCGTCCGCCCCGACGTCCCGTGCGACGCCGGGGCGGCACTCGACCGCGCGCTGGAGCTGGCCGTGGCGCGCCGGGCCTGAGGTGCCTCCTCGGCGTCCAACGGGCTGACCGGACGAGGATGCCGGCGGTGTGAAGCGCGAGAAGTCGGTCCGGCCGACTTCTCGCGCAGTGCTGTTCAGGCGGACGGCAGCCCCGGGCGTGGACCTGACGGGCACGCCGGTCGTGGCTGCCGGATAACGGAACGGTTGCGGCGCCCGTCCTTCCCGTGCCCAGGTCTTGACGGCACGAGGAGGACGGGCGTTTGCTGTGTCCCGCTCGTTGGAACCTGTTTGGTTCTGGTTTGTTTTGTGTATTTGAACGTTCAAAACGACGCCGACCCCAGCGCCCGCGCCCCTCAAGCCCGCCAGCGCCACCGCCCCATCGAGAGGAATGCAATGTCACACCTTTCCCGACGCGACCTGCTCCGCGCCTCCGGAGCCGGCCTGCTGGCCCTCGCCGCCGGCGGCACCCTCGCGGCCTGCGGCGACTCCGGCTCCGGCGGCGCCTCGGGCGGGGACGCCGAGACCGGGACGGTCACCGTCTGGTCCTGGGCGACGGCCGCCGAGGCCCTGCGCGGGATCGTCCCGGCCTTCGAGCAGGACAACCCCGGCATCAAGATCGACGTCCAGGACATCGGCAACCCGGCCATCTGGGACAAGATCACCGTCGGTCTGGCGGCCGGCGGCCAGGGCCTCGGCGACGTCCTGCACATCGGCTGCGACTACCTGCCCGGCTACCTGGAGAAGTTCCCGGGAGGCCTGGCCGACCTCTCCGCGCTCGGTGCCGACGCCCACAAGGACAAGTTCGCCAAGGGCCTGTGGCCGGTCGTCACCGGCAAGGACGGCCACGCCTACGCCCTGCCCTGGGAGGTCAACCCGCTCGGCTTCTTCTACCGCAAGGACTACTTCGACAAGGCGGGCATCGACCCCGCCTCCCTCGCCACCTGGGACGACCTGATCGCCGCCGCCGACCGGTTCAAGGCCGCCAACCCCGGCACCTACCTCATCGGCATCAACAAGACCGCCAACCCCGACCCCGACCTCGACTTCCTGCAGTCCCTGATGCAGCTCCAGGGCGCCTTCTACTTCGACCTCCAGGGGAAGGTCACCCTCGCCTCCGAGCCGGACGTGCGCGCCCTGACCATCGTCAAGCGCCTGCACGAGGCCGGACTGGTCGGCGACGCCTCCGGCGACCAGGGCTGGCGCAACCTGATGAAGGCCGGCAAGCTCGCCGTCGCCCCGATGCCCGCCTGGGCCGCGCACTACCTGGAGACCAAGTTCGCCGACCAGAGCGGCAACTGGCGTCTCACCAAGCCCCCGGCCGTCACCCCCGGCGGCAAGCGCACCGCCCTGGTCAACTCCACCCACCTGGCCGTCGCCGCCTCCAGCCCGCGCCGCCGCGCCGCCTGGAAGTTCGTCGAGTACGCCCTCACCCGCCCCGCCTCCGTCAACGCCATGTTCACCGCCGGCGGCGTCTTCCCCGCCCTCACCGCGGCCTACACCGACCCGACGTACGCCAAGCCCAGCGCCTACTTCGGCGGCGACTCCCCGCTGAAGACCTTCGCCGAACTCGCCACCGACGGCGGCGACCCCACCAACTACTCCGGCGACTACGCCCGTGCCCTCAAGCTCGCCAGCGACGCCCAGACCAAGGTCTTCCTCAAGGACGGCGACCCGGCCGCCGTCCTCCAGGACGCCGCCAAGCAGCTCGCCCAGCAGACCGGACGCACGATCGCATGACCGCCGCCACCACCCCGTCCACCGCAGGACCATCCGCCGCCGCCCCGGGGCCGACCTTCGTCAAGTCCGCCACCGTACGAGCCCGCCGCTCCGCCCCCCGCCGTTCCCGCCGGCGCCGCACCGCCCTGCCGTACCTGCTGCTCGCCCCCGCCCTGATCACCTTCGGGATCTTCAAGGCCTACCCCGTCGTCTCCTCCCTGCTGCTCTCCTTCACCACCGGCTCCGGCACCGCCACCCGCGCCGCCGGACTCGCCAACTACCGCCGCCTGCTGGACGATCCGCTGTTCTGGACGGCCCTGCGCAACACCGGCGAGATCCTGGTCGTGCAGGTCCCGCTGATGCTCGGACTGGCCCTGCTGATGGCCGTCGGCATCAACTCGGCACTCGTGCGCTGGCGTACGGTGTGGCGGCTCGGCGTCTTCATGCCCGCCGTCACCGGCCTGGTCGCCACCGGCGTGATGTTCAGCTTCCTGCTCAACACCGACAACGGCGCGGTCAACCGGCTGCTGCAGGCGGTCGGTCTGTCCGGCGTCGACTGGCTCGGGCAGCCGTTCTGGGCCCGGATGGCCGTCGTCCTGGTGCTCACCTGGCACTACACCGGCTACAACGCCGTCATCTACCTCGCCGGACTTCAGTCCATCCCCAAGGAGTTGTACGAGGCCGCGATGGTCGACGGCGCCGGCCCCGTCCGCCGCTTCACCGCGATCACCGTCCCCGCGCTGCGCCCGGTGCTGCTGTTCACGATCGTGCTGTCCACCATCGGCACGCTGCAACTCTTCGACGAGCCCTACGTGTTGACCGGCGGCGGCCCGGACAACGCGACCCTGACCGTCTCCATGTACCTGTACCAGAACGGCTTCCGGTACTTCGACTTCGGCTACGCCTCCGCCATCGCCTACGCGCTCACCCTGCTGGTGTCGGTGCTCGGTGCGGTGCAGATGCGCCTGATGGGGGAGCGTGACCGATGAACCTCAAGAAGCTGCGCGGCTGGCCGCTGACCTTCCTGCTCGCCGCGATCACCGGGCTCTCCGTCGGCCCGTTCTACTGGCTGGTGATGGCCACCACCCGCAAGGACACCGAGATCTTCGACTGGCCGCCGTCGCTGCTGCCCGGCGGACACCTCGGGGACAACCTCGACCGGCTCGACCGGAGGATCGGCCTGCTCCGGGTGGTCGGCAACTCCCTGCTGGTGGCGGGGATCCAGACGCTGGGCGCCCTCGTCGTCGCGCTGCTCGCGGGCTACGCCTTCGCCAAGTTCCGCTTCCGCGGCCGGACCCTGCTCTTCGCGCTGCTGCTCTCCACCCTGGTGGTGCCCGAACAGGTCATGCTGGTACCGCTGTTCAAGATGATGATGAGCTTCGGCCTGCTGGACACCTACCAGGCGCTCATCCTGCCCGGCCTGTGCGTGCCCTTCGCGATCTTCCTGATGCGCCAGTCGCTGGCCGGCCTGCCGGACGAACTCCTGGACGCGGCAAGGGTCGACGGCGCCGGCGAGTTCCGGGTGCTGTGGAGCGTCGTCGTGCCGGTCATGCGGCCCGTGTTGGCAGCCCTCTCGATCTTCCTCTTCCTGGGCTCCTGGAACCAGTTCGTCTGGCCGCTGATCGCCCTGCGCAGCCCCGGGATGCACACCCTGCCCGTCGCCCTGGCCACCCTGCACGGCAACCAGAGCACCACCGACTACGGCGCGATCCTCTCCGGCACCGCGCTGTCCACCCTGCCGATGATGGTCCTCTTCCTGGTCCTCCAACGGCAGTTCATCTCCGGCCTGCTGGCCGGCGCCACGAAGGGATGACGACCGTGACCGACATCTGGGAGCCGCACGCCCCCACCGCCACCGGCGCCCTGCGCCCACTGCACGCACCCGGGCCGGGCGAGCTGGACCTGCGGGCGAGCGGCACGGCCACCGTCCGGGAACTCGCCGACGGGGTGGTGGAGGTGAGCGCCGAGGGCACGGGCGAGGTGCGGATCGAGTGGCGGGTGCCCTGCACCGACGCCACCGCCTTCTGGACGCCCGAACCGCGCGGCACCGGCTGGCTGCCCGCCGCCTGGAGCGCCCCGCGCCGCACCGGCCTCACCGTCGGTGCCCCGATCGCCGCCCTCGTCGGCACCGGGGACGTCGCGCTCTGCGCCTTCGCCGCCGGGCGCCCGGACGTCCTGGCCGGCGCCGGAGTGGTCGAGGAGACCGGCGAGTTCCGCTGCTGGGCCCAGGCCGCCGACCGGCTCACCGTGCGCATCGACACCTCGCGCCGGCACTACGCCCGCAGCCTCGCCGACCTCGCCGACTGGTGGTGCACCGGCCACACGGCGTCCGGTCACGCCGCCTCCGGCCACGCCGCCTCCGGCCGTACGATCGCCATCCCCGAGGCCGCCCGCCGCCCCGCCTACTCCACCTGGTACTCGATGCACCAGGACATCTCGCCGAAGGCCGTCGAGACCCAGGCCGCGCTCGGCGAGCAGCTCGGCATGGACGTCATCATCGTGGACGACGGCTGGATGACCGCCGACCGCACCCGCGGCTACGCCCACTGCGGCGACTGGGAGCCGATCTCGCTGCCCGACACGGCCGCCCACGTGCGCCGCGTCCACGACCTCGGCATGCGCTACCTGCTCTGGTACGCACTGCCGTTCATCGGCAAGGACAGCGCCGCGTACGAGCGGATCG
The genomic region above belongs to Streptomyces sp. 1331.2 and contains:
- a CDS encoding carbohydrate ABC transporter permease, producing the protein MNLKKLRGWPLTFLLAAITGLSVGPFYWLVMATTRKDTEIFDWPPSLLPGGHLGDNLDRLDRRIGLLRVVGNSLLVAGIQTLGALVVALLAGYAFAKFRFRGRTLLFALLLSTLVVPEQVMLVPLFKMMMSFGLLDTYQALILPGLCVPFAIFLMRQSLAGLPDELLDAARVDGAGEFRVLWSVVVPVMRPVLAALSIFLFLGSWNQFVWPLIALRSPGMHTLPVALATLHGNQSTTDYGAILSGTALSTLPMMVLFLVLQRQFISGLLAGATKG
- a CDS encoding carbohydrate ABC transporter permease — its product is MTAATTPSTAGPSAAAPGPTFVKSATVRARRSAPRRSRRRRTALPYLLLAPALITFGIFKAYPVVSSLLLSFTTGSGTATRAAGLANYRRLLDDPLFWTALRNTGEILVVQVPLMLGLALLMAVGINSALVRWRTVWRLGVFMPAVTGLVATGVMFSFLLNTDNGAVNRLLQAVGLSGVDWLGQPFWARMAVVLVLTWHYTGYNAVIYLAGLQSIPKELYEAAMVDGAGPVRRFTAITVPALRPVLLFTIVLSTIGTLQLFDEPYVLTGGGPDNATLTVSMYLYQNGFRYFDFGYASAIAYALTLLVSVLGAVQMRLMGERDR
- a CDS encoding S41 family peptidase; amino-acid sequence: MAEQSWTPPFVPGARFGADKPVYVLTSGTTFSAGEELAYDLQQLGRAEIVGEPTRGGAHPREGWTVHPHLELSVPVARAVNPVSGTNWEGTGVRPDVPCDAGAALDRALELAVARRA
- a CDS encoding ArsR/SmtB family transcription factor — protein: MSHQPDEDVQRISTPLQHTALAHPVRQRLLFALSARPSTISRLAAQLGVNKGSVSHHLKVLCEAGLVQDAGTRTVRGGTEKYYRRTAERLLVPEPQAEGTAALFGAIAQELDRSPVDHLLALRHVRLSPAKAARLAEALAALVDETEEDPEGEPVHGLLVTLYQQAGA
- a CDS encoding extracellular solute-binding protein encodes the protein MSHLSRRDLLRASGAGLLALAAGGTLAACGDSGSGGASGGDAETGTVTVWSWATAAEALRGIVPAFEQDNPGIKIDVQDIGNPAIWDKITVGLAAGGQGLGDVLHIGCDYLPGYLEKFPGGLADLSALGADAHKDKFAKGLWPVVTGKDGHAYALPWEVNPLGFFYRKDYFDKAGIDPASLATWDDLIAAADRFKAANPGTYLIGINKTANPDPDLDFLQSLMQLQGAFYFDLQGKVTLASEPDVRALTIVKRLHEAGLVGDASGDQGWRNLMKAGKLAVAPMPAWAAHYLETKFADQSGNWRLTKPPAVTPGGKRTALVNSTHLAVAASSPRRRAAWKFVEYALTRPASVNAMFTAGGVFPALTAAYTDPTYAKPSAYFGGDSPLKTFAELATDGGDPTNYSGDYARALKLASDAQTKVFLKDGDPAAVLQDAAKQLAQQTGRTIA
- the lysA gene encoding diaminopimelate decarboxylase; translated protein: MSQLIARPATATPTTDAPAADAPADVLGGPWPASARPGRSGDLLVGGVGLAEAAERFGTPLYVLDEGEVRARARAYRRALPHADVLYAAKAFLCSAMADWVADEGLGLDVCSAGELRLAVSAGFPAQRILLHGNAKSPEELRLARRLRVGRIVIDGPAEIARLAALVAADTPQKVLVRVVPGIAAGHHAAVRTGVGGQKFGFPIEGGDAADAIARVLDQPGLELAGLHCHLGSQITQVEPYLRAVDALVGLLAQVRDRHGVELPELDLGGGHGIKYLPDDEELDLAEFAVRVTDRLAVRCAETGLAVPRLVVEPGRAVAGPSAVAVYRVLSVKHTADGRCFVAVDGGMSDNPRPALYGSPYSVRLVGRRSEAGSARVDVVGRHCEAGDVLVRGAALPADLRPGDLLAVPAAGAYQLSMASGYNLVGRPAVAAVRDGRARLLIRRETVEDLRLREVGR